The Prevotella sp. E9-3 genome has a window encoding:
- the sppA gene encoding signal peptide peptidase SppA, translated as MKDFLKFTLATMCGIILLSVVTGIMFLISLVGVIASDSAVTKVEDNSVFVLKLDGIVQERSEETNPFGTLLGQADMDEMGLDDILASIRKAKENENIKGIFIQGGVLSFDAPATAQQIRDALADFKKSGKWIIAYADQYMQNSYYVASVADSIFMNKTGMIDFKGLGGKSAYMTGLYEKIGVQYQCTRVGKYKSAVESVTRKDMSENDREQRIAFLQGVWQHMLADMAASRKTTAQQLDQLASDSIMAFASATDYVKARLIDGLMYPDEIKEVVKKKLGVDDDDDINQLTLSDMLNVKAQKKDKGEEIAIYYAYGEIIDQPLSGFASGHAIVGSETVKDINELAEDEDVKAVVIRVNSPGGSAIASEQIWHAIQQLKTKKPVVISMGGLAASGGYMISAGADYIVAEPTTLTGSIGIFGLIPNFSGLVGDKLGVTFDGVTTNRYGDYEHKLVLSKENETEIKFMQSYVDRGYETFLDIVAKGRSMTRDQVHEIAQGRVWLATDALPIHLVDQLGSLDDAVKKAAELAKADEYYTSAYPEKSSWIDNILNADKEKGSYLDSELRTVLGDLYEPFVDARMDQHRNRLQARFPFSVSMK; from the coding sequence ATGAAAGATTTTCTAAAGTTTACCTTAGCCACAATGTGTGGTATTATTTTGTTGTCGGTTGTAACAGGTATCATGTTCTTGATTTCATTGGTAGGAGTGATAGCAAGTGATTCTGCCGTAACAAAAGTAGAAGATAACTCTGTTTTTGTGCTGAAACTGGATGGTATTGTTCAGGAACGTTCTGAAGAGACAAACCCGTTCGGGACCCTATTGGGACAGGCTGATATGGATGAAATGGGATTGGATGATATTCTTGCAAGTATTCGTAAGGCTAAGGAAAATGAAAATATTAAGGGAATCTTTATTCAAGGCGGTGTGCTGAGTTTTGATGCTCCTGCTACAGCCCAGCAGATTCGTGATGCCCTTGCTGATTTCAAGAAGAGCGGCAAGTGGATTATTGCCTATGCCGACCAGTATATGCAGAACAGTTATTATGTGGCTTCGGTGGCTGACAGCATTTTCATGAACAAGACCGGTATGATAGACTTTAAAGGACTTGGCGGTAAGAGCGCCTATATGACCGGACTTTATGAAAAGATTGGCGTGCAGTATCAATGTACCCGTGTGGGAAAATATAAGAGTGCCGTTGAGAGTGTCACCCGTAAAGATATGAGCGAGAACGACCGTGAGCAGCGCATTGCATTCCTTCAGGGCGTTTGGCAGCACATGCTGGCCGATATGGCTGCAAGCCGTAAGACCACAGCCCAGCAGTTGGACCAACTGGCCAGTGATAGCATTATGGCCTTCGCTTCAGCTACAGACTATGTAAAAGCACGCCTGATAGATGGTTTGATGTATCCTGACGAAATAAAAGAGGTTGTGAAGAAAAAGCTGGGCGTTGACGACGATGACGATATCAATCAGCTCACCCTCTCGGATATGTTGAACGTGAAAGCTCAGAAGAAAGACAAGGGTGAAGAGATAGCTATTTACTATGCTTATGGCGAAATTATCGACCAGCCCCTTAGTGGTTTTGCCTCTGGACATGCCATCGTGGGTAGTGAGACGGTAAAGGATATCAATGAACTGGCTGAGGACGAAGATGTGAAGGCTGTGGTAATCCGTGTGAATTCCCCTGGTGGCAGCGCAATCGCTTCTGAACAGATATGGCACGCTATCCAACAACTGAAGACTAAGAAACCTGTCGTGATTTCTATGGGTGGCCTGGCCGCATCGGGCGGATATATGATTAGTGCTGGCGCTGACTATATCGTAGCTGAGCCTACAACACTTACCGGCTCTATTGGCATTTTCGGCCTTATTCCCAATTTTAGCGGACTTGTGGGCGATAAACTGGGCGTCACTTTTGATGGCGTGACCACCAACCGATATGGTGACTACGAGCACAAGCTAGTGCTTTCTAAAGAAAACGAGACCGAGATAAAGTTTATGCAGAGCTATGTGGATCGTGGCTATGAAACATTCCTTGATATTGTGGCTAAGGGACGCTCTATGACTCGTGATCAGGTTCACGAAATAGCTCAGGGACGTGTATGGTTGGCTACTGATGCATTGCCTATTCATCTTGTTGACCAGCTTGGATCTCTTGACGATGCTGTGAAGAAAGCCGCTGAACTGGCCAAAGCTGATGAATACTATACTTCTGCATATCCTGAGAAAAGCAGCTGGATAGATAATATCCTGAATGCTGATAAAGAAAAAGGTAGTTACCTTGACAGCGAGTTGCGTACCGTTCTTGGTGATCTTTATGAGCCGTTCGTTGATGCTCGTATGGACCAGCACCGTAATCGTCTGCAGGCACGTTTCCCGTTTAGTGTCAGCATGAAATAA
- a CDS encoding rhamnogalacturonan lyase, with product MKRVLFLFFCLPIASIALGQARYDYTHLCTEKLDRGVVAIRQNNGSVAVSWRILRDDRTEQAFNVYRNGVRINPRPLTIGGSFFIDENPPQEGDVVYEVKGGVTDGSYVLSADAPYGYIPLKIQNPGKGYSANDASVGDVDGDGQYELFLKWNPINSRDNSQPGYTNPTFIDCYRLNGEQLWRINLGNNIRSGAHYTQFMVADFDGDGKAEMMLKTGDGTIDGTGHALGDSLANWRNKQGHIIKGPEYITVFDGLTGQALDTKPYIPERGNVSDWGDNYGNRSERYLAAVGYLGNKKQDSDDQRNGLLSAIFCRGYYTRTVIAAWDWDGSELTNRWIFDTDDLPWSDYAGQGNHNLRVCDVDGDGLDEITYGSMAVDHDGTGLYNTGMGHGDAIHLVADPNTNRLYIWDCHENKRDGTDFRDACTGEVVFQVKSHNDVGRAMAADVDPTNYGVELWSTDTYGIRDITGRLIDATPLSINFGIWWDGDLLRELLDHEQVAKYDWQNKTNVIIQQFDGVFNNGTKSNPCLSADILGDWREEVIVRNRESTELRIYVSTLPTEYRINCLMQDIPYRHSVATQNVGYNQPPEPGYYIGPDRKSYLK from the coding sequence ATGAAACGTGTTTTATTTCTCTTCTTTTGCTTGCCGATAGCTTCAATAGCACTCGGACAAGCAAGGTACGATTATACCCATTTGTGTACTGAAAAACTTGATCGTGGTGTAGTGGCCATCCGGCAGAATAATGGTTCTGTGGCTGTGAGCTGGCGCATTCTGCGTGATGATCGTACCGAACAGGCATTCAATGTTTATCGGAATGGAGTGCGCATCAATCCCCGTCCGCTCACTATTGGCGGTTCGTTCTTCATTGATGAGAACCCGCCTCAGGAAGGAGATGTTGTTTATGAAGTGAAAGGCGGTGTGACGGATGGATCGTATGTTCTCAGTGCAGATGCTCCCTATGGATATATTCCTTTGAAGATTCAAAACCCAGGAAAGGGCTATTCGGCAAACGATGCCAGTGTGGGGGATGTTGATGGTGACGGACAGTATGAGCTGTTCTTGAAGTGGAATCCAATCAACTCGCGCGACAACTCGCAGCCCGGTTATACCAATCCTACTTTCATTGACTGTTACCGTCTCAATGGCGAACAACTATGGCGCATCAACCTCGGGAATAACATCCGTTCAGGTGCCCACTACACACAGTTCATGGTGGCCGACTTTGACGGTGACGGTAAGGCAGAGATGATGCTGAAAACCGGCGATGGAACCATTGACGGTACCGGGCATGCACTGGGCGATTCGTTGGCTAATTGGCGAAACAAGCAAGGACATATCATTAAAGGTCCTGAGTATATCACTGTTTTTGACGGCCTGACAGGCCAAGCACTTGATACAAAACCTTATATTCCTGAGCGTGGAAACGTCAGCGATTGGGGTGATAATTATGGAAACCGTAGTGAACGCTATCTGGCTGCTGTAGGATATTTAGGAAACAAAAAACAGGATTCTGACGATCAGAGGAATGGTCTTCTCAGTGCTATTTTCTGTAGAGGATATTATACTCGTACGGTCATTGCCGCATGGGATTGGGATGGTAGTGAACTGACCAATCGCTGGATCTTCGATACTGACGACCTTCCGTGGTCCGACTATGCCGGACAAGGTAATCACAACCTGCGTGTTTGTGATGTTGACGGCGACGGACTCGATGAAATCACTTATGGCTCGATGGCCGTAGATCATGATGGTACCGGACTTTACAATACAGGCATGGGACATGGAGATGCTATTCATCTTGTTGCCGATCCAAATACAAATCGTCTGTATATCTGGGACTGTCATGAGAATAAGCGAGACGGTACTGATTTTCGCGATGCCTGTACAGGAGAAGTGGTGTTCCAGGTGAAAAGTCATAATGATGTAGGAAGGGCTATGGCTGCCGATGTTGATCCGACTAACTATGGCGTAGAGCTTTGGTCCACCGACACATACGGTATCAGAGATATTACAGGAAGACTGATTGACGCAACTCCTCTCTCTATTAACTTCGGCATCTGGTGGGATGGCGACTTGCTTCGTGAGTTACTTGATCATGAACAGGTGGCTAAATACGACTGGCAGAACAAAACCAACGTCATTATTCAGCAATTTGATGGTGTGTTCAACAACGGTACAAAATCAAATCCCTGTCTTTCGGCCGATATCCTGGGCGACTGGCGTGAGGAAGTCATTGTGCGCAACAGAGAGTCAACTGAGCTTCGTATCTATGTATCGACCTTACCCACTGAGTATCGTATTAACTGCCTGATGCAGGATATTCCCTATCGTCATAGTGTGGCCACACAGAATGTGGGCTACAACCAGCCTCCTGAACCCGGCTACTATATAGGTCCTGATAGGAAAAGCTATCTGAAATAG
- the lpxK gene encoding tetraacyldisaccharide 4'-kinase, whose product MEGDFIKINNWLSPLSCLYGLGVGFRNMLFEMGILKSRAFSVPVISVGNITVGGTGKTPHVEHLVRLLKDEANVAVLSRGYKRKTSGFLVATKESTASDIGDEPFQMKKKFPDLTVAVDKKRARGIEKLISYPYDIDVVLLDDAFQHRYVKPGINILLVDYHRLIIYDRLLPAGRLREPLSGKNRADIVIVTKCPRNLTPMNFRVITKAMDLYPYQRLYFTTLKYDDRLYLLKDDGKSPNAKRSLNSLAQQHVLLLTGIASPRQMIEDLSPMTRELTPLSFSDHHEFTPADVKRINETFEAMPHPRCIVTTEKDAARISAVAGLSDDVCQHLYVLPVRIEFLLDKEDNFNQNIIGYVRKNSRNSILAKGKDDHNTKDSNNSRNRSRTISF is encoded by the coding sequence ATGGAAGGCGATTTCATCAAAATAAATAACTGGTTGTCTCCCCTAAGCTGTCTTTACGGCTTGGGGGTAGGTTTTCGGAATATGCTCTTCGAAATGGGCATTCTGAAAAGCCGTGCATTCAGTGTGCCAGTTATTTCTGTAGGAAACATTACAGTTGGTGGAACGGGCAAGACTCCTCATGTAGAACATCTGGTACGCTTACTCAAAGATGAAGCGAATGTGGCCGTACTCAGTAGGGGGTATAAGCGGAAAACGAGCGGTTTTCTGGTTGCCACTAAGGAGTCAACAGCAAGTGACATAGGTGATGAGCCATTCCAGATGAAAAAGAAATTCCCGGACCTTACGGTGGCTGTCGATAAGAAACGGGCACGCGGCATTGAAAAGTTGATAAGCTATCCGTACGACATCGATGTGGTCCTGCTCGACGACGCTTTCCAACACCGATATGTAAAGCCAGGCATCAACATCCTGCTTGTTGACTATCATCGTTTGATTATCTACGACCGCTTGTTGCCGGCAGGAAGATTGCGTGAACCGCTCAGTGGAAAGAATCGTGCCGATATCGTGATTGTTACGAAGTGTCCACGAAATCTCACTCCCATGAACTTCAGGGTTATTACCAAGGCAATGGACCTCTATCCCTATCAGCGTCTTTACTTTACAACACTGAAATATGACGACCGGCTATATCTTCTTAAGGATGATGGAAAGAGCCCGAATGCCAAGCGCAGTCTGAATAGTCTTGCCCAGCAGCATGTGCTTCTGCTCACCGGTATTGCTTCGCCTCGACAGATGATAGAAGACCTGTCACCGATGACTCGTGAGTTGACACCCCTCAGTTTTTCTGATCATCATGAGTTTACACCTGCCGACGTGAAGCGAATCAATGAAACATTTGAAGCAATGCCCCATCCACGGTGCATCGTCACCACCGAGAAAGATGCAGCAAGAATATCTGCAGTAGCAGGTCTCAGTGACGATGTTTGCCAGCATTTGTATGTGCTGCCTGTACGCATAGAATTCCTACTTGATAAAGAAGACAATTTTAATCAAAACATTATAGGCTATGTACGAAAAAATTCTAGAAACAGCATCCTGGCTAAAGGCAAGGATGACCACAACACCAAAGACAGCAATAATTCTAGGAACAGGTCTCGGACAATTAGCTTCTGA
- a CDS encoding purine-nucleoside phosphorylase — protein sequence MYEKILETASWLKARMTTTPKTAIILGTGLGQLASEITDALEISYSEIPNFPVSTVEGHSGKLIFGKLGGVDIMAMKGRFHYYEGYSMKEVTFPVRVMYELGIKTLFVSNAAGGMNPGFKIGDLMVITDHINFFPEHPLRGKNFPTGPRFPDMHETYDPTLIKLASQIAREKKIRLQYGVYMGVQGPTFETPAEYRMYRTLGGDTVGMSTVPEVIVAHHCGIRTFGISVVTDLGGFDNPVEVSHEEVQEAADKAQPIMTEIMREMIVRSEKTESNKQQRRNEEHPTEDWKK from the coding sequence ATGTACGAAAAAATTCTAGAAACAGCATCCTGGCTAAAGGCAAGGATGACCACAACACCAAAGACAGCAATAATTCTAGGAACAGGTCTCGGACAATTAGCTTCTGAGATAACTGATGCTTTAGAGATATCTTATTCTGAGATACCCAATTTCCCTGTATCAACTGTAGAAGGCCATAGCGGAAAACTCATCTTCGGCAAATTGGGCGGTGTGGACATAATGGCTATGAAAGGCCGCTTCCACTATTATGAGGGCTATTCGATGAAAGAAGTTACCTTCCCCGTTCGTGTGATGTATGAGCTGGGTATTAAAACGCTCTTTGTGTCGAATGCTGCCGGTGGTATGAACCCAGGCTTTAAAATCGGCGACCTGATGGTGATTACCGACCATATCAATTTCTTCCCTGAACATCCGCTCCGCGGAAAGAACTTCCCCACAGGTCCGCGTTTCCCGGATATGCACGAGACTTATGATCCGACCCTTATCAAACTGGCAAGCCAGATTGCCCGTGAGAAAAAAATACGTCTTCAATATGGAGTGTATATGGGTGTGCAAGGACCTACATTTGAGACACCTGCTGAATACAGGATGTATCGCACCTTAGGAGGTGATACCGTTGGCATGTCCACCGTACCAGAGGTGATCGTGGCCCATCATTGCGGCATCCGTACTTTCGGTATCTCAGTGGTTACCGACCTAGGTGGCTTTGACAATCCTGTTGAGGTTAGTCATGAAGAAGTACAGGAAGCTGCCGACAAGGCTCAGCCTATAATGACCGAGATTATGCGCGAAATGATTGTACGCTCTGAAAAGACTGAGAGCAACAAACAGCAGAGACGCAACGAAGAACATCCTACTGAGGATTGGAAGAAATAG
- the thiL gene encoding thiamine-phosphate kinase, which produces MEIAKLGEFGLIDRLTKDLEKKNESTKYGVGDDCAVLSYPDTEVLVTTDMLMEGVHFDLTYIDLKHLGYKSAMVNISDIFAMNGTPRQITVSLALSKRFTVEDVEQFYEGLRLACEKWDVDIVGGDTTSSYTGLAISITCIGEARKEDIVYRNGAKDTDLVCVSGDLGAAYMGLQLLEREKAVYYEQYNELQKKIAEAKAKGDDQKVTTLNSQLSTLASPDFAGKEYLLQRQLQTEARGDIIKKLRKAGVRPTAMMDISDGLSSELMHICKQSGVGCRIFEKELPIDYQTAVMAEEMNMNVTTCALNGGEDYELLFTVPIGDLDKVKEMEDVRLIGHITDQKFGHVLVTRDNQEFELKAQGWNPL; this is translated from the coding sequence ATGGAAATAGCAAAACTTGGTGAGTTCGGTCTGATTGACCGTCTGACTAAAGATCTTGAGAAAAAGAATGAATCAACAAAGTATGGCGTGGGAGATGACTGCGCCGTTCTTTCCTATCCCGACACAGAAGTGCTCGTTACCACCGATATGCTGATGGAAGGCGTGCATTTTGACCTTACCTATATAGACCTGAAACACTTAGGCTATAAGTCGGCAATGGTGAATATCAGCGATATCTTTGCAATGAATGGTACGCCTCGACAAATCACCGTTTCACTTGCTCTATCAAAACGTTTCACCGTTGAAGATGTGGAACAGTTCTACGAAGGTCTTCGACTGGCTTGTGAGAAATGGGATGTTGATATTGTGGGAGGTGATACCACCTCTTCCTATACAGGACTCGCCATTTCAATTACCTGTATAGGCGAAGCCCGCAAAGAGGATATCGTTTATCGTAATGGCGCTAAAGATACCGATTTGGTATGCGTGTCGGGCGATTTGGGTGCTGCCTATATGGGCCTTCAGCTTTTGGAGCGCGAGAAGGCTGTTTACTATGAACAGTATAACGAGTTGCAAAAGAAGATAGCGGAGGCGAAAGCCAAAGGCGACGATCAAAAAGTCACAACTCTTAATTCTCAGCTCTCCACTCTTGCCTCACCCGATTTCGCAGGAAAGGAATACCTTCTTCAGCGTCAGCTTCAGACCGAAGCCCGTGGTGATATTATCAAGAAACTGCGCAAGGCAGGCGTTCGTCCTACGGCAATGATGGATATCAGCGATGGACTTAGTTCAGAACTGATGCATATCTGTAAGCAGAGTGGAGTAGGGTGCCGCATTTTCGAAAAGGAATTGCCTATCGACTATCAGACCGCTGTTATGGCTGAGGAGATGAATATGAACGTGACCACCTGTGCCCTGAATGGTGGTGAAGACTATGAACTGCTGTTCACTGTTCCCATTGGCGATCTGGATAAAGTGAAGGAAATGGAAGATGTTCGCCTGATCGGACATATCACCGATCAAAAATTCGGACACGTCCTTGTGACTCGCGACAATCAGGAGTTCGAACTCAAGGCACAAGGTTGGAATCCGCTTTGA
- a CDS encoding glycoside hydrolase family 28 protein, which produces MKQRLLFGIMLMMLCTMAMGKKKVTKQQELWPNGEPISEWFLDTAKVDINSLGKKYILTDYGVRQGTCEIQTKAIQAVIDRAAVDGGGVIVVPKGTFFSGSLFFKQGTHLYIEEGGVLKGSERVHDFEIRETRIEGQTCQYFTALINADGVDGFTISGKGTIDGNGTNYWEEFWIRRKWNPQCTNKDAQRPRLTYISNSKNVTIQDVRLINSPFWTNHIYRCDHVRYLDLYIYSSTVDIKGPSTDAIDIDVCHDVVVRGCYMNVNDDAVVLKGGKGTFADKAPENGPCYNILVENCHYGTVHGCMTLGSESIHDWNVIMRNCQADNTSNVLWLKMRPDTPQHYEYVQVENFTGHCRNFLLVRPWTQFYQKQEREDMPLSQCNNISFKNIKMDCGNFFAVEGSDKYVLKDFSFENIDCKDNAKKPAFKNNPIDGMKLKNVVINGEMKTEN; this is translated from the coding sequence ATGAAACAACGTTTACTTTTTGGCATCATGCTGATGATGCTTTGTACGATGGCTATGGGCAAGAAGAAAGTCACTAAGCAACAAGAACTCTGGCCCAATGGCGAGCCCATTTCCGAATGGTTCCTTGACACAGCGAAGGTTGACATTAACTCACTTGGCAAGAAGTATATTCTTACCGATTATGGAGTAAGACAGGGCACTTGCGAAATACAGACAAAGGCCATCCAAGCAGTCATTGACCGTGCAGCCGTTGACGGTGGTGGCGTGATTGTGGTGCCAAAAGGAACTTTCTTCAGTGGTTCATTGTTTTTCAAGCAGGGCACCCATCTTTATATTGAAGAGGGAGGTGTATTGAAAGGCTCTGAACGCGTGCACGATTTCGAGATTCGTGAAACGCGCATCGAAGGTCAGACCTGCCAATATTTCACAGCCTTGATAAATGCCGATGGCGTTGACGGATTTACCATTTCGGGCAAAGGAACCATCGACGGCAACGGAACCAACTACTGGGAGGAGTTTTGGATTCGTCGCAAGTGGAATCCGCAGTGCACGAACAAAGATGCACAGCGCCCTCGACTCACTTATATCTCCAATTCCAAGAACGTTACCATTCAGGATGTACGTCTAATCAACTCTCCTTTCTGGACCAACCATATCTATCGTTGTGATCATGTTCGCTATCTCGATCTCTACATTTATTCTTCTACGGTCGATATCAAAGGTCCTTCAACCGATGCCATCGATATTGATGTCTGCCACGATGTGGTGGTGCGCGGCTGTTACATGAACGTGAATGATGATGCCGTAGTACTGAAAGGCGGCAAGGGAACCTTTGCCGACAAGGCTCCTGAGAATGGTCCATGCTATAACATTTTGGTAGAGAACTGCCACTACGGAACCGTTCACGGATGTATGACACTCGGTTCTGAATCTATCCACGACTGGAACGTTATCATGCGCAACTGTCAGGCCGACAACACCAGCAATGTGCTGTGGCTGAAGATGCGCCCCGATACGCCTCAACATTATGAATATGTGCAAGTAGAGAACTTCACCGGCCATTGCCGCAACTTCCTTTTGGTTCGCCCCTGGACTCAGTTCTATCAGAAACAGGAGCGTGAGGACATGCCACTATCTCAATGCAACAACATTTCATTCAAGAATATCAAGATGGACTGTGGCAACTTCTTCGCTGTCGAAGGCTCAGACAAGTATGTCCTGAAGGATTTCTCGTTCGAGAATATCGACTGCAAGGACAATGCGAAGAAACCTGCTTTCAAGAATAATCCTATTGATGGGATGAAACTGAAGAATGTCGTAATCAATGGAGAGATGAAAACTGAGAATTGA